In the genome of Pelobacter seleniigenes DSM 18267, one region contains:
- a CDS encoding ribonucleotide-diphosphate reductase subunit beta, with the protein MEPKRLFNPEGDDSLDARRIIGGNSTNIFNLNNVRYQWANKMYRNMMANFWIPEKIDLAADIEPYKHLTVEERQAYDGILSFLIFLDSIQTNNLSNINDYITAPEVNLLLAIQQYQEAVHSQSYQYIVESIIPAERRNSIYDKWRTDKVLFERNKYVAQIYQDFLDTPSDEGFYRVLIANYLLEGLYFYNGFNFFYNLASRHLMIGTSEVIRYINRDELTHCVLFELIVREIRELRPDFFPPEEVEKMFRFAVGQEIDWTNHIIGDGVLGVSEETTEMYTKWLANERWNRLGFPGRLYEGFDKNPYQHLEKLADTEGEGDVKSNFFEATVSAYNQSSVVDGWDDF; encoded by the coding sequence ATGGAACCAAAGCGACTGTTTAACCCGGAAGGGGATGATTCCCTGGATGCGCGGCGGATCATCGGCGGTAACAGTACCAATATTTTCAATCTGAACAATGTCCGCTATCAGTGGGCCAACAAGATGTATCGCAACATGATGGCCAACTTCTGGATTCCGGAAAAGATCGACCTGGCTGCGGATATTGAACCCTACAAGCATCTGACGGTGGAAGAACGCCAGGCCTATGACGGCATTCTGTCGTTTCTGATTTTTCTCGACAGTATCCAGACCAACAACCTGTCGAATATCAACGACTACATCACCGCACCGGAAGTGAACCTGCTCCTCGCCATCCAGCAGTACCAGGAGGCGGTGCACAGTCAGAGCTATCAGTACATTGTCGAGTCGATCATTCCGGCCGAGCGGCGCAACAGCATCTATGATAAATGGCGCACCGACAAGGTGTTGTTCGAGCGCAACAAATATGTCGCCCAGATCTATCAGGATTTTCTCGATACCCCCTCAGACGAAGGATTTTATCGGGTGCTGATTGCCAACTATCTGCTTGAGGGACTGTATTTCTACAACGGCTTCAACTTCTTCTACAACCTGGCCAGCCGCCATCTGATGATCGGGACGTCCGAGGTGATTCGTTATATCAACCGTGACGAGCTGACCCACTGTGTGCTGTTCGAGCTGATTGTCCGGGAAATCCGCGAGCTGCGTCCCGACTTTTTCCCGCCGGAAGAGGTGGAGAAAATGTTCCGTTTTGCGGTGGGGCAGGAGATCGACTGGACCAATCATATTATCGGCGACGGAGTGCTCGGGGTCAGTGAAGAGACCACCGAGATGTATACCAAGTGGCTGGCCAACGAACGCTGGAACCGGCTCGGCTTTCCGGGGAGACTCTATGAGGGATTCGATAAGAATCCCTATCAGCACCTGGAAAAACTGGCCGATACCGAAGGGGAAGGGGATGTCAAAAGCAACTTTTTCGAAGCGACGGTGTCCGCCTATAACCAGTCTTCGGTGGTGGACGGCTGGGACGATTTCTAA
- a CDS encoding ribonucleoside-diphosphate reductase subunit alpha, with translation MAKRYRVIKRNGESAPLDIAKIRKVIRWAAEGLDINPIKLESNLEIHFRNNMTTGAIHETVIETSLRLTSIEEPDWRILAARLKLVDFYKRVHMARKIPYEYRYPSYCRTVKDFVAKGIYSPVLLEKYSEKELHKAGQFLKQEYDYDYDYAGISLLIRRYMLEYDNRVIEMPQEALLTIALLIEQNQPGEVRLERVRDTYEMLARRKISLATPILINLRKPNGNLSSCFITAFDDDTNSIFHTFEQVGQISSGGGGVGVSISRIRSQGARIRNSLGRAGGVVPNVRVVNDIALYFNQGGKRAGAVTVALDSWHLDMEDFLELQTENGDQRRKAYDVFPQVVVTDRFMRAVEQGEDWYLFDPHEIRSKYGYELADLWGDEFSRVLDELYAEVVAGKIELFEKVNAKALYKQIMKVQVETGMPYIAFKDTINRANPNKHIGIIPCTNLCVESYSVVKPTRIGPQRFENDTISREVEPGLVHTCNLVSINMANVAVDELPAVCETSVRILDNCIDITDVPVAEGQRHNELLRTIGVGMMGLADYLAKHDIPYVGAGDAVDKLAEAFAYHCTSASCALAAERGRYPLFEGSDWSKGLILSRERSWFAEHGSLDWDGLFTRIAEHGIRNSHITAIAPNTSSSIVQGCTASILPVFSKFYIDNNSNGTVPIVPPYIKEKLWHYQESKHIDQRVVVDIVSRLQRYIDTGISMELLFNLNNNLTAKDIFQTHMDAWKKGCKAIYYTRSIQKNSNISSSKEECISCAG, from the coding sequence ATGGCAAAGCGTTATCGGGTGATAAAGAGAAACGGGGAGTCAGCTCCCCTGGATATAGCCAAGATTCGCAAGGTGATCCGCTGGGCGGCGGAAGGGTTGGACATTAATCCCATTAAGCTCGAATCGAATCTGGAGATTCATTTTCGCAACAATATGACGACCGGGGCCATTCATGAGACGGTCATCGAGACGTCATTGCGGTTGACCTCCATCGAGGAGCCGGACTGGCGGATTCTGGCGGCGCGGCTGAAGCTGGTCGATTTTTATAAACGGGTCCATATGGCCAGGAAGATTCCCTATGAGTACCGTTATCCGAGTTATTGCCGGACGGTGAAGGATTTTGTCGCCAAGGGGATTTACTCGCCGGTGCTGTTGGAAAAATACTCCGAAAAAGAGCTCCACAAGGCCGGCCAGTTCCTGAAACAGGAATACGATTACGATTATGATTATGCCGGGATCAGCCTGCTGATCAGGCGGTACATGCTGGAATACGATAACCGGGTGATCGAAATGCCGCAGGAGGCGCTGCTGACCATTGCTCTGCTCATCGAGCAGAATCAGCCGGGGGAGGTCCGCCTGGAGCGGGTTCGCGATACCTATGAGATGCTGGCGCGGCGCAAGATTTCCCTGGCCACGCCGATTCTGATCAACCTGCGCAAGCCCAACGGCAATCTGTCGAGCTGCTTTATCACAGCTTTTGACGACGATACCAACAGCATCTTCCATACCTTTGAGCAGGTCGGCCAGATCAGCTCAGGCGGAGGCGGGGTCGGGGTCAGCATCAGCCGGATCCGTTCGCAAGGGGCGCGAATCCGCAATTCCCTGGGCCGGGCCGGGGGGGTGGTGCCCAATGTCCGGGTGGTCAATGACATTGCCCTGTATTTCAACCAGGGGGGCAAGCGGGCCGGGGCCGTGACCGTGGCCCTGGACAGCTGGCACCTGGACATGGAGGATTTTCTTGAGTTGCAGACCGAAAACGGCGACCAGCGCCGCAAGGCCTATGATGTCTTTCCCCAGGTGGTGGTGACCGACCGCTTCATGCGGGCCGTGGAGCAGGGGGAGGACTGGTATCTGTTCGATCCCCATGAGATCCGCAGCAAATATGGCTATGAGCTGGCCGACCTGTGGGGGGATGAGTTCTCCCGGGTGCTGGATGAGCTGTATGCCGAGGTTGTGGCCGGCAAGATCGAACTGTTCGAAAAGGTCAATGCCAAGGCCCTCTATAAACAGATCATGAAGGTTCAGGTCGAGACCGGGATGCCCTATATCGCTTTCAAAGACACCATTAACCGGGCCAATCCCAATAAACATATCGGCATCATCCCCTGCACCAATCTCTGCGTGGAGTCCTATTCGGTGGTCAAACCGACCCGGATCGGTCCGCAGCGCTTCGAAAACGATACCATCAGTCGCGAGGTTGAGCCGGGTCTGGTCCATACCTGCAACCTGGTCTCCATCAATATGGCCAATGTGGCGGTCGACGAGCTGCCCGCGGTCTGCGAAACCTCGGTGCGCATCCTCGATAACTGTATCGACATCACCGATGTGCCGGTGGCCGAAGGGCAACGTCACAATGAACTGCTGCGGACCATCGGCGTGGGGATGATGGGGCTGGCCGATTATCTGGCCAAGCACGATATCCCCTATGTCGGGGCCGGTGACGCGGTTGATAAATTGGCCGAGGCCTTTGCCTATCATTGCACCTCGGCCAGCTGCGCTCTGGCCGCAGAACGTGGCCGCTACCCGCTGTTTGAGGGGAGCGACTGGTCCAAGGGGCTGATTCTCAGCCGTGAGCGCAGCTGGTTTGCGGAACACGGCAGCCTCGACTGGGATGGCCTGTTCACGCGGATTGCCGAGCACGGCATCCGCAACAGCCACATCACCGCCATCGCCCCCAACACCAGCAGTTCCATCGTCCAGGGCTGTACCGCCAGTATTCTGCCGGTGTTCAGTAAGTTTTATATCGACAACAACAGCAACGGGACCGTCCCCATTGTGCCGCCCTACATCAAGGAGAAGCTCTGGCATTATCAGGAATCCAAACACATCGACCAGCGGGTGGTGGTCGATATCGTGTCCCGCCTGCAGCGTTATATCGATACCGGTATTTCCATGGAACTGTTGTTCAACCTGAACAATAACCTCACCGCCAAAGATATCTTCCAGACCCATATGGACGCCTGGAAAAAAGGTTGCAAGGCAATCTACTATACCCGCAGTATCCAGAAGAACAGCAACATCTCTTCGAGCAAAGAGGAATGCATTTCCTGCGCCGGCTGA